The Heyndrickxia vini genome contains a region encoding:
- a CDS encoding response regulator transcription factor gives MLHILIADDDPHIRELLRHTLQANGYLVFEAADGKEASELLTKQQIHLAIVDVMMPNMDGLQLCEEIRKYYDFPVILLTAKDQLADKEKGFSVGTDDYLTKPFEPQELLFRMKALFRRYQMVNSEKLTLNDTIIDRKSYEVHCNGKLLMLPMKEFELLAQLASYPDRIFSREELIQLIWGPDFNGDDRTVDVHIKRLRERFTKRTDDFHISTVRGVGYKLEVTKK, from the coding sequence ATGCTACATATATTAATTGCTGACGACGACCCGCATATTCGAGAACTTTTGAGACATACGCTGCAAGCAAATGGCTATCTCGTATTCGAGGCTGCTGATGGCAAAGAGGCATCAGAACTTCTTACAAAACAACAAATCCATCTAGCCATTGTTGATGTCATGATGCCGAACATGGATGGACTGCAGCTTTGTGAGGAAATTCGAAAGTACTACGACTTTCCTGTAATTTTATTAACTGCGAAAGATCAACTCGCAGATAAAGAAAAAGGATTTTCTGTCGGGACAGACGATTATTTAACGAAGCCGTTTGAGCCGCAGGAATTGCTTTTTCGTATGAAAGCATTGTTCCGTCGTTATCAAATGGTCAATTCTGAAAAGCTGACATTGAATGATACCATTATTGATCGAAAAAGCTATGAAGTTCATTGCAACGGAAAACTCCTCATGCTACCGATGAAAGAATTTGAACTGCTCGCACAGTTGGCCAGTTATCCGGATCGGATTTTTAGCCGGGAAGAATTAATTCAACTCATTTGGGGTCCGGATTTTAACGGTGATGATCGTACGGTGGACGTCCATATTAAACGATTACGGGAGCGTTTTACGAAACGGACTGATGATTTCCACATTAGTACTGTCCGTGGTGTCGGCTATAAGCTGGAGGTAACGAAAAAGTGA
- a CDS encoding extradiol ring-cleavage dioxygenase — protein sequence MTNIDGKYIRERVMMMNPFVFACIAPHGGEIIPELCGALPDRMKLTRNSMVRLGKKMQDAKPETIIVLTPHGTRIDGYFSVTNSERMYGFVEENDGYYELERYVDRNLAVSITEVAAEQSIPIASINFGTAAGPISCLPLDWGSIVPLSFMPDVPIVVINPSRELSFDMHMKLGEVISQVVHNSGKRVALIASCDWAHAHDEKGPYGFDPAAEMLDEEVVGFIRSNELEKMAEFDAEYIEAAKPDGIWQTLILAGAIPKESRKIHLYSYEVPTYFGLICAEISTSDGDE from the coding sequence TTGACGAATATAGATGGTAAATATATTCGTGAAAGAGTGATGATGATGAATCCATTTGTGTTTGCCTGCATTGCCCCCCACGGTGGAGAAATAATCCCTGAATTATGTGGAGCATTGCCGGATCGAATGAAATTGACACGAAACAGTATGGTAAGGCTTGGTAAAAAAATGCAAGATGCAAAGCCGGAAACGATTATTGTGTTAACTCCACACGGAACACGAATTGATGGGTATTTCTCTGTTACAAATAGTGAAAGAATGTATGGATTTGTTGAAGAAAATGATGGCTATTATGAGCTCGAACGGTATGTTGATCGAAATTTGGCCGTTTCCATTACTGAAGTGGCGGCAGAACAAAGTATTCCGATCGCCTCGATTAATTTCGGGACGGCAGCGGGTCCGATATCCTGTCTTCCACTCGATTGGGGTTCCATCGTTCCGCTATCATTTATGCCGGATGTTCCTATCGTTGTCATCAATCCATCACGTGAGCTTTCGTTCGACATGCATATGAAACTCGGTGAAGTGATTAGCCAAGTAGTCCACAACAGTGGAAAGCGTGTAGCCTTAATTGCAAGCTGTGATTGGGCACATGCCCATGATGAAAAGGGACCATATGGCTTTGATCCCGCTGCTGAAATGCTGGACGAAGAGGTAGTTGGTTTCATTCGGTCCAATGAGTTGGAGAAAATGGCAGAGTTCGACGCGGAATATATCGAAGCGGCTAAACCCGATGGCATATGGCAAACATTGATTTTAGCCGGGGCAATTCCAAAAGAATCCAGGAAGATTCATCTATACTCCTATGAAGTACCGACCTATTTCGGACTTATTTGTGCCGAAATCTCAACGTCCGATGGTGACGAGTAA
- a CDS encoding ABC transporter permease codes for MFLALRELKYAKMRYLLIGFIMVLISLLVLFVSGLAKGLSSDNASSIQKMNADYFVLQKDSQNRLNRSVLSEEQVNNIEKLTKDHPSTPFGIQMTNITKNGSSTKIDVTMFAIDVKGMLAPPIVEGKMIDSSTSNAIIADQSLKENGLTLGDHIEDQITGKTYKISGFTSGQSFSHSPVIYMNLKEWEATNKPLNAIALQSPDPIAKKELSGVNVISKTEALKGIPGYQEEQGSLMMMIAFLFVIAAFVLAVFFYVITIQKMNQFGVLKAIGAKSSYLARNIMSQVLALSIVSLVISIGLSYGISLVLPSSMPFDLSPQLVATCSGLFLAVSVIGSLLSLYQVAKIDALEAIGRAA; via the coding sequence ATGTTTCTTGCGTTAAGGGAATTGAAATATGCGAAAATGCGCTATTTATTAATTGGATTTATTATGGTGTTGATTTCGTTGCTCGTCCTCTTTGTTTCAGGTTTAGCAAAGGGACTTTCATCCGACAATGCTTCCTCGATTCAAAAGATGAACGCTGATTATTTCGTTCTTCAGAAGGACTCGCAAAATCGATTAAATCGTTCTGTTCTTTCCGAAGAACAGGTGAATAATATAGAGAAATTGACGAAAGATCACCCATCAACGCCATTCGGCATTCAAATGACCAACATTACAAAAAACGGTTCCTCAACGAAAATCGATGTCACGATGTTTGCCATCGATGTAAAAGGAATGCTCGCACCGCCTATTGTTGAAGGAAAAATGATTGATTCTTCCACTTCCAATGCAATCATTGCCGATCAGTCATTAAAAGAAAATGGGTTAACATTAGGGGATCACATAGAAGATCAAATCACAGGTAAGACATATAAAATTAGTGGTTTTACAAGTGGCCAATCGTTCAGCCACTCCCCTGTCATTTATATGAATCTAAAAGAATGGGAAGCAACGAATAAACCATTAAATGCGATTGCCTTACAATCACCTGATCCGATTGCAAAAAAAGAGCTATCCGGGGTAAATGTCATAAGTAAAACCGAAGCATTAAAAGGTATTCCAGGCTACCAAGAGGAACAAGGCTCCTTAATGATGATGATCGCCTTTTTGTTTGTCATTGCCGCCTTTGTATTGGCTGTGTTCTTTTACGTCATCACGATTCAAAAAATGAATCAATTTGGTGTTTTGAAAGCAATTGGTGCGAAATCGAGCTATTTGGCCCGCAATATTATGTCCCAAGTATTAGCCCTTTCTATCGTAAGTCTTGTTATTAGTATTGGGTTATCATATGGCATTTCCTTGGTGTTACCAAGCAGCATGCCTTTTGACTTGAGTCCACAATTAGTCGCCACTTGTTCTGGATTATTTTTAGCCGTATCCGTTATTGGATCATTACTATCACTCTATCAAGTTGCAAAAATTGATGCACTTGAAGCCATTGGGAGGGCTGCATAA
- a CDS encoding DUF2935 domain-containing protein, producing the protein MRYYYGNSMPLRVLDECEFWKEQEEEHTIVIRELVKDLEDEYVDALLAWEQAFAKTHSRVVAFIETTIRMTGTFTYELYRELTTLVSFCLEQSNQFIAFCNQLIEESAPIKNNPTAKVVMKHIIDESEYFVGIAQAVLYSKSI; encoded by the coding sequence ATGCGTTATTATTATGGGAATTCGATGCCGCTTAGGGTGTTGGATGAGTGTGAGTTTTGGAAGGAGCAGGAGGAGGAGCATACGATTGTCATTCGGGAGCTGGTGAAGGATTTAGAGGATGAATATGTGGATGCTTTGTTGGCGTGGGAGCAGGCATTTGCCAAGACGCATAGCCGGGTTGTTGCGTTTATTGAAACGACCATCCGTATGACGGGGACCTTTACGTATGAGTTATACCGTGAACTGACGACGCTCGTTTCTTTTTGCTTGGAACAAAGTAACCAATTTATTGCCTTTTGTAATCAACTCATTGAAGAAAGTGCACCAATCAAAAATAATCCAACAGCAAAAGTTGTAATGAAACATATAATAGATGAATCTGAATATTTCGTTGGCATTGCGCAAGCCGTCCTTTATAGTAAATCGATATAA
- a CDS encoding sensor histidine kinase produces MKTLYVRIVWTTIFVMLFSALLSFFISNLYYHYFLKSHNDQKVTNMVEDVLVFFEKHSSSDSDTYLDYVGRLGYQLYIVDTNGKGKFYGGDFREKKLSPTVIQNVLQGNVYHGIKEFPSRLFVTGFFDNSVKNTIGVPITIKGTPHALFMRPNLEAQFGEMRIFFAVLLVFTILLSIVFVIISTRYIVKPIVKLTDATKKLTKGNYNIQLNVKRKDEIGQLASHFSEMTKSLKQLEEMRQEFVSNVSHEIQSPLASIQGFSQTLRSKKLSDEQQEKYLSIIEDESRRMSQLSKQLLTLASLDKEEGILEKERFDVADQVKQVLFMTEWSWRDKDIAIDMELPSTYIEADKKLLHQVWTNLITNSIKYTEPGGAISLEVHANAETCIVKIQDTGIGIAEEDLSRIFQRFYKVDKARNRKEGSSGLGLAITQKIIELHGGKIQVDSQLGRGTTFIITLPNV; encoded by the coding sequence GTGAAGACGCTTTATGTACGAATCGTTTGGACAACAATCTTTGTCATGCTATTTAGTGCCTTGCTGTCCTTTTTTATATCCAATTTGTATTACCATTATTTTTTAAAATCACATAATGATCAAAAGGTCACGAATATGGTAGAGGATGTTCTCGTCTTTTTTGAAAAACATTCCTCCTCCGATTCGGATACCTATCTTGATTACGTCGGAAGGCTTGGGTATCAATTATATATTGTTGATACGAATGGGAAAGGGAAATTTTACGGGGGAGATTTTCGTGAAAAAAAACTGAGTCCAACGGTCATTCAAAACGTTCTACAAGGAAATGTCTATCATGGAATTAAGGAATTCCCCTCCCGATTATTTGTGACTGGTTTCTTTGATAACTCGGTTAAAAATACAATTGGTGTTCCGATTACGATTAAAGGAACGCCACACGCCCTTTTCATGAGGCCCAATCTTGAAGCTCAATTTGGAGAGATGCGCATCTTTTTTGCTGTCCTCCTCGTTTTTACCATTTTATTAAGCATTGTGTTCGTTATTATTAGTACCCGCTATATCGTCAAACCGATTGTAAAACTAACAGATGCAACGAAAAAACTGACAAAAGGAAATTACAATATTCAATTAAACGTCAAACGAAAGGATGAAATCGGTCAGTTAGCCAGTCATTTTTCCGAGATGACGAAAAGCTTAAAACAGCTTGAAGAAATGCGACAGGAATTCGTTTCGAACGTATCACACGAAATACAATCACCGCTTGCATCGATTCAAGGATTTTCACAAACATTGCGTTCTAAAAAGCTATCCGACGAACAACAGGAAAAATATTTATCGATTATTGAGGACGAAAGCAGACGCATGTCACAGCTCAGCAAACAATTACTGACACTCGCCTCCTTAGATAAAGAGGAAGGAATTTTAGAAAAAGAGCGGTTTGATGTAGCTGATCAAGTGAAACAGGTACTATTTATGACCGAATGGAGTTGGCGTGATAAAGACATCGCGATTGATATGGAGCTTCCCTCCACTTATATCGAAGCGGACAAAAAACTCCTTCACCAAGTTTGGACAAATTTGATTACGAACAGCATAAAATACACAGAACCAGGCGGAGCCATTTCACTTGAGGTTCACGCAAATGCTGAAACATGCATCGTCAAAATACAAGATACCGGAATCGGCATCGCTGAAGAGGATTTATCCCGGATTTTTCAACGTTTTTACAAAGTCGATAAGGCAAGGAATCGCAAAGAAGGCAGCAGTGGTCTAGGACTTGCGATTACCCAAAAGATTATCGAGCTTCATGGTGGAAAGATTCAAGTTGATAGCCAATTAGGCAGAGGAACGACGTTTATAATCACATTACCAAATGTGTAA
- a CDS encoding alanine/glycine:cation symporter family protein yields MDKFVGWLNDVLWSPPLIIICILVGLFFSLSTRFLQVRLVKDMIAQMFKGKSSDAGISSFQALSVALSGRVGTGNIAGVATAIGLGGPGAVFWMWLIAFVGAATAYVESTLAQIYKVKQDGEYRGGPAYYIEKGTGMRWYGIVFAIATIISLTFLMPGVQANAIAEGLDNAFGMHKMLTAAIIAVLLGIIIFGGVKRIAGVAQFVVPFMALGYIIVALIIVFINIDQVPAVFALIFKSAFGAEATFGGLVGSAIAWGVKRGIYSNEAGQGTGAHAAGAAEVSHPAKQGLVQAFSVYIDTWFVCTATAFMILFTKMYSTKTPAGEYLFKNMGTDEPGPQYTQAAVEHVFPGFGAGFVAISLFFFAFTTIMAYYYMSETNVAYLTRGKNNRWAILLIKVVSIAAVFYGCVKTSKVAWAFGDTGLGIMVWLNIIAVVILMKPALVALKDYERQKKAGIDPVFDPEALGIKNADYWVEAKKGDKKEVS; encoded by the coding sequence ATGGATAAGTTTGTCGGTTGGTTAAATGATGTCCTATGGAGTCCACCGCTCATCATTATTTGTATCTTAGTCGGGTTGTTTTTCTCACTTTCGACTCGCTTTTTACAAGTACGGCTCGTTAAGGACATGATTGCACAAATGTTTAAAGGAAAGAGCTCTGACGCAGGGATTTCTTCGTTCCAAGCATTATCAGTCGCTTTATCAGGACGTGTGGGAACAGGAAATATTGCCGGGGTTGCAACTGCTATTGGTTTAGGGGGACCTGGAGCAGTTTTCTGGATGTGGCTCATCGCCTTCGTTGGTGCAGCAACTGCTTATGTTGAATCGACTTTGGCACAGATTTACAAAGTGAAGCAAGACGGAGAGTACCGCGGGGGACCTGCGTACTACATTGAAAAAGGGACTGGAATGAGATGGTATGGTATTGTCTTTGCCATTGCCACAATTATTTCCCTTACTTTCCTTATGCCTGGTGTGCAGGCAAATGCGATTGCTGAAGGTTTAGATAATGCCTTCGGAATGCACAAAATGCTTACGGCCGCAATCATTGCTGTTTTACTAGGAATTATTATTTTTGGTGGGGTAAAAAGAATTGCCGGTGTTGCCCAATTCGTTGTACCTTTCATGGCACTTGGTTACATTATTGTTGCATTAATTATCGTCTTTATAAATATCGATCAAGTCCCTGCAGTATTTGCTCTTATTTTTAAAAGTGCCTTCGGTGCAGAAGCAACGTTTGGTGGCTTAGTTGGTTCCGCTATCGCTTGGGGGGTAAAACGCGGAATCTACTCCAATGAAGCTGGTCAAGGGACTGGTGCACATGCAGCCGGTGCCGCTGAAGTATCACACCCTGCTAAACAAGGTTTAGTGCAGGCATTCTCTGTTTATATTGATACATGGTTCGTTTGTACAGCCACTGCATTTATGATTCTTTTCACTAAAATGTATAGTACAAAAACTCCTGCTGGGGAATATTTATTTAAAAACATGGGAACTGACGAACCTGGTCCACAGTATACACAGGCAGCGGTTGAACATGTATTTCCTGGTTTCGGAGCTGGATTCGTCGCAATATCCTTATTCTTCTTCGCCTTCACAACAATCATGGCTTATTACTACATGTCTGAAACAAATGTCGCTTATTTAACACGTGGAAAAAATAATCGTTGGGCAATTCTACTAATCAAAGTTGTTAGTATTGCCGCTGTTTTCTACGGATGTGTTAAAACTTCCAAAGTAGCGTGGGCCTTCGGTGATACAGGACTTGGTATCATGGTATGGTTAAATATTATCGCCGTCGTGATTCTCATGAAACCAGCCCTCGTTGCCTTAAAAGATTACGAGCGACAGAAAAAAGCGGGAATCGACCCTGTTTTTGACCCAGAAGCACTTGGCATTAAAAATGCAGACTACTGGGTGGAAGCGAAAAAGGGAGATAAAAAGGAAGTTAGTTAA
- a CDS encoding GerAB/ArcD/ProY family transporter: MNAAMVTVKEPAADSNERKLSNLAHIVGGFTMQTVPENRKISPSLTFFTIHGMQFGIGMLGFQRTIAKFAGYDAWISVIFAGFTTMMIMWMIYKILELGKPDLSETHQFVFGKLLGKVFNLFFIFYFLLYITTILRTYTEIIQVWVFKDINVFIFTLIYLLLCMYIVFGGFRTVVGMMFFSVILPSYLLILFSFTVQYADFHNLLPILDHSMKDIILASQQMSLTYMGYEAFLIYSPFVKNTNQSKKWAYLALLVSLLMFLYTAVLTFGYFSEEMLQRYVWPTLTTWKIVHLPVVERFEYVGIANWCLIILPNTALALWCGSRLLKQTFNFSQKKGVVILCAIPLIIVPFFKTRQQIDMLNNVFGHTGFLINFFYIPFLLILVWLVKKVKAKG, translated from the coding sequence GTGAATGCAGCGATGGTTACTGTTAAGGAACCTGCGGCAGATAGTAACGAAAGAAAGTTATCTAATTTGGCACATATTGTCGGAGGTTTTACTATGCAGACAGTTCCTGAAAACCGAAAAATTTCACCGTCACTCACTTTTTTCACCATTCATGGAATGCAGTTCGGTATCGGTATGTTGGGATTTCAGCGGACAATTGCCAAATTTGCTGGTTATGATGCTTGGATCTCGGTTATTTTTGCTGGATTCACAACAATGATGATTATGTGGATGATCTATAAAATTTTAGAACTTGGAAAACCGGACCTTTCTGAAACACATCAATTTGTTTTTGGAAAATTACTTGGGAAAGTATTTAACCTTTTTTTTATTTTTTACTTTTTGCTCTACATCACAACCATTCTTCGCACATATACAGAAATTATTCAAGTATGGGTATTTAAGGATATAAACGTATTTATATTTACACTTATCTATTTACTGCTTTGTATGTATATCGTTTTTGGTGGTTTTAGAACAGTGGTCGGTATGATGTTTTTTAGTGTAATCCTTCCCTCTTACTTACTCATTTTGTTTAGTTTTACAGTTCAATATGCTGATTTTCACAACCTATTACCAATATTGGATCATTCCATGAAAGATATTATTCTAGCCTCACAGCAAATGTCACTCACTTATATGGGGTATGAGGCCTTTCTTATCTATAGCCCTTTTGTAAAAAACACAAATCAATCAAAAAAATGGGCCTATCTTGCCCTTTTGGTCTCTTTATTAATGTTCTTATATACAGCTGTTTTGACATTCGGCTACTTTAGTGAAGAAATGCTACAAAGATATGTCTGGCCAACATTAACCACTTGGAAAATCGTTCACTTACCTGTAGTCGAGCGTTTTGAATATGTTGGCATTGCCAATTGGTGTTTAATTATATTACCGAATACAGCGCTTGCCTTATGGTGTGGTAGCAGGTTATTAAAACAAACTTTTAATTTTTCACAAAAAAAAGGAGTCGTTATTCTTTGTGCCATTCCATTAATCATCGTCCCATTCTTTAAAACCCGCCAACAAATCGATATGTTAAATAATGTATTTGGGCACACAGGATTTTTAATTAACTTTTTCTACATTCCATTCCTTTTGATCCTTGTTTGGTTGGTGAAAAAGGTGAAAGCTAAAGGATAA
- a CDS encoding ABC transporter ATP-binding protein, which produces MEKNKLVLENISKMFGDGDTQVKVLDQVSLQVKAGEFVAVVGPSGSGKSTFLSIAGALLTPTSGRILIGGKDLGQLSPKHLNRIRLEKIGFMFQSSNLIPYLTVRDQLLLIAELTGKKKKEAERKADELLERLGLSHRKNNYPENLSGGERQRVAIARAWMNNPEIILADEPTASLDSERGRAVVEMLADEVKRSQKAAVMVTHDKRMLDLCDRIVYIEDGKLSEMSA; this is translated from the coding sequence ATGGAAAAAAACAAACTAGTTCTTGAAAACATTAGCAAGATGTTCGGTGATGGCGATACACAAGTAAAAGTGCTCGACCAAGTTTCCTTACAGGTGAAAGCGGGAGAATTTGTCGCCGTTGTCGGTCCTTCCGGGTCAGGTAAAAGCACCTTTCTATCCATTGCAGGTGCACTGCTGACTCCTACGAGCGGTCGGATTCTGATTGGCGGGAAAGATCTCGGTCAATTATCTCCGAAACACTTAAATCGGATTCGACTAGAAAAAATCGGCTTTATGTTCCAATCATCGAATTTGATTCCTTATTTAACGGTGCGTGATCAATTATTATTAATTGCTGAATTAACAGGAAAGAAAAAGAAAGAGGCGGAAAGAAAAGCAGATGAGCTACTAGAACGCCTTGGATTGAGTCACCGAAAGAATAACTATCCAGAAAATTTGTCTGGTGGTGAACGTCAACGTGTTGCCATTGCTCGTGCTTGGATGAATAATCCTGAGATTATTTTAGCAGATGAACCAACTGCAAGTCTTGATTCCGAACGTGGCCGTGCCGTTGTCGAAATGCTCGCAGATGAGGTAAAACGCAGTCAAAAAGCAGCTGTCATGGTAACCCATGATAAACGCATGTTGGATCTGTGCGATCGCATCGTTTATATTGAAGATGGGAAATTATCTGAAATGAGTGCCTGA